In Mycolicibacter virginiensis, the DNA window ACCACCAGCGCCTCGGCGCCGTGTCCGAGGGCGACTCCGGCTTCGTAGGCCGACGTCACCGTGACCACCGTCAGGATGCGCAACGCCCGCAGCGTCTCCATCTCGTCGGGCGACGGCGTCCCGAAGGTAAACGACACCACCGTGGGCCGCAGATCGGCGATCGCCTCGAGCTTCTCCGGCCAGCAGTCGTCGTCGCCGAAGCGGGGCCGGCCTAGCTCAACGCCGTAATGCTCGGCCAGCGGATCCAGGAGATCGGCGTATTCGTCGAGCAACACCACATCAGCGCCGCTGGGTTGGGGCACAAACAGATTGACACCGATGGGTCCGCTGGTCGCCGCGCGGGCGGCGGTGATCTCGTCGGCCAGCTGTTGGGCGGTGCGATAACCCCCGGCTATGAACCCCAGCCCGCCGGCCTCCGACACCGCGGCCGCCAGAGCCGGTGTGCTGGGACCGCCGGCCATCGGCGCGCCGATCAATGGGACTGTGAGTTCGGAGAAGCTGAACGCCATTCCCCTAGCCTGCCATCAACCGACAAGCGCCCGCAGACGGGTTGGCAGCGCCCCTTTCGAGCGGTACGGACCTAGAACCGCGACGCCATAGGGCTGGCGCAACAGCTGGCGGGCCACGGCGTTGACCTCGTCGACGGTGACCGCGGACAGTTCCCGCAGGGTGCGTGCGATGGGCCGATGCCGGCCGTAGTTCAACTCGGTACGGCCCAGCCGGTTCATCCGGGAACCGGAATCCTCCAGGCCCAGCACCAATCCCCCGCGCAACGATCCCTTGGCGATTCGACACTCGTCGGCGGTGATCCCGTCGCGCGCCACCGATTGGAGTACCTCGGCGGTCACGGCTGCCACCTCGGCGAACCGGTCCGGCTGGCATGCGGTGTACACCGACAGTGCGCCGGCGTCGGCGAAGGTGTCCACCGACGAGTAGATCGAGTAGGCCAGGCCACGGGTTTCCCGAACCTGTTGGAACAGCCGGGAACTCAGACCACCGCCCAGAGCGGTGTTGAGCACCGCCAGCGCCTGACGATGTTGCCAATAGCGTCCGGGTGCACGTACCCCCAGAGACATGTGCGTCTGATCGGCGTCGCGGTTGACCACGGTCAGCCCGGGCTTGCCCGGCACCCGGGCAGTGCCGCGCCGCGGCTCGGCGGGCTTCTCGCCTCGAATCAGGCGATGCCCGAAGTGTTCTCGCACCAGCGCCACCACCGTGTCATGGTCGATGTTGCCGGCAACGGCGACCACCATCCGCTCCGGGGTGTAGCGGCGCTGGTGGAACGACCGCAGCTGTGCGCGAGTCATCGACGACACCGACTCGACGTTGCCGATCACCGGCCGGCCGATCGGGTGATCGCCGAACAGCGTCGACAAGAACACATCGCCCAGCGCGTCCTCGGGATCGTCATCGCGCATCGCGAGTTCTTCCAGTACCACGTCGCGTTCGAGGTCGACGTCGGCAGCCGCGCAGGATCCGTTGAGTACCACATCGCTCACCAGCGCGACGGCCAGCTCCAGATCGGTGTCGAGCACATGGGCGTAATAGCAGGTGTGCTCTTTGCCGGTGAAGGCGTTGAGCTCACCACCGACCGCATCCATCGCCTGAGCTATACCGGCCGCCGTGCGGGTCGGGGTCGCCTTGAACAGCAGGTGCTCCAGGAAGTGCGCCGCCCCGGCGACCGTGGCGCCCTCGTCGCGCGATCCGACGCCGACCCAGACGCCCACCGACGCCGAACGAACCGCAGGCAGGTACTCAGTGACTACCCGCAGTCCGCCCGGCAGGGTGGTGCGTCGCAGTGTGGCGCGCGGTGGCGCCCCGATGTCAGCTTTCGGCAGTCGCGGCATCGGCAGACTCAGCGGACCCCTGTGCTGAGTCGGTCGACTCGGCCGAGTCCTCTACGGGAACCAGCGAGATCTTGCCGCGGTTGTCGATGTCGGCGATCTCCACGCGCAGCTTGTCGCCGACCTTCACCACGTCTTCGACCTTGGCGACCCGCTTGCCCTTGCCGAGCTTGGAGATGTGCACCAAGCCGTCCCGGCCCGGCAGCAGCGACACGAAGGCGCCGAAGTCGGTGGTCTTGACCACGGTGCCCAGGAACCGCTCGCCGATCTTCGGCAGCTGCGGGTTGGCGATCGCGTTGATCTTGTCGATCGCGGCCTGCGCCGACGGACCATCGGTGGCGCCGACGAACACGGTGCCGTCGTCCTCGATCGAGATCTGAGCGCCGGTCTCCTCGGTGATCGAGTTGATCATCTTGCCCTTGGGCCCGATAACCTCGCCGATCTTGTCCACCGGAACCTTGATGGTGGTGACCCGCGGCGCGTACGGGCTCATCTCGTCGGGGGCGTCGATGGCCTCGGCCATCACCTCGAGGATGGTCAGACGGGCGTCCTTGGCCTGCGCAAGAGCACCCGCGAGCACCTGCGACGGAATGCCGTCGAGCTTGGTGTCGAGCTGCAGCGCGGTGACGAAGTCCTTGGTGCCGGCGACCTTGAAGTCCATGTCTCCGAACGCGTCCTCGGCACCCAGGATGTCGGTGAGCGCGACGAAGCGGCGCTCGGTCTTGCCGTCAACTTCTACGTCATCGGAGACCAGGCCCATCGCGATACCGGCGACCGGAGCCTTCAGCGGCACACCGGCGTTGAGCAGCGCCAGCGTGGACGCACAGACCGAACCCATCGAGGTGGATCCGTTGGAGCCCAGCGCTTCCGACACCTGCCGGATGGCGTAGGGGAACTCCTCGACGCTGGGCAGCACCGGAACCAGGGCCCGCTCGGCCAGGGCGCCGTGGCCGATCTCGCGACGCTTGGGCGAACCGACCCGGCCGGTCTCACCGGTCGAGTACGGCGGGAAGTTGTAGTGGTGCATGTAGCGCTTGGACGTCTCCGGCCCCAGCGAGTCGATCTGCTGCGCCATCTTCATCATGTCCAGCGTGGTCACGCCCATGATCTGGGTCTCGCCACGCTCGAACAGCGCGCTGCCGTGCGCCCGCGGGATCACCGCGACCTCGGCCGACAGCGCCCGGATGTCGGTGATGCCACGGCCGTCGATGCGGAAGTGGTCGGTCAGGATGCGCTGACGCACCAGCTTCTTGGTCAGGCTGCGGTAGGCCGCGCTGATCTCCTTCTCGCGACCCTCGTAGGTCCCAGAAGATCCAGTGAGGCGCTCCAGTACTTCAGCCTTGATCTCGTCGGTGCGCTCGTCACGCTCGGCCTTGCCGGCGATGGTCAGTGCCTTCGCCAGCTCGTCGGTCGCGATGGAGGCCACCGAGTAGTAGACGTCGTCACCGTAGGGCGGGAACAGCGGGTAGTCGGCGGTCGGACGAGCGGCCGCGTCGGCCAGCTCCTGCTGGGCCTTGCACAGCGCCGCGATGAACGGCTTGGCCGCCTCCAGGCCCTCGGCCACCACGGTCTCGGTCGGCGCCTGCGCCCCGGCCTCGATCAGCTCGATGACGTTCTCGGTGGCCTCGGCCTCGACCATCATGATCGCGACGTCACCATCTTCGAGGGTGCGTCCGGCCAGCACCATATCGAACGCCGCGCGCTCGAGCTGCTCGACGGTGGGGAACGCCACCCAGGTGCCGTCGATCAGAGCCACCCGCGCGGCACCGACGGGGCCAGAGAACGGCAGGCCGGCGAGCTGGGTGGAGGCCGACGCGGCATTGATCGCCACCACGTCGTACAGGTCGTTCGGGTTCAGGCTCAGCACCGTCACCACGACCTGGACCTCGTTGCGCAGGCCGTCGACGAACGACGGGCGCAGCGGGCGGTCGGTGAGGCGGCAGGTCAGGATCGCGTCGGTGGACGGCCGACCCTCGCGGCGGAAGAACGAGCCGGGGATACGCCCGGCGGCGTACATCCGCTCCTCGACGTCGACGGTGAGCGGGAAGAAGTCGAAGTGGTCCTTGGGAGCCTTGCTGGCGGTGGTCGCCGACAGCAGCATGGTCTCGTCGTCGAGGTAGGCGACCACGCTGCCGGCGGCCTGCTGGGCCAGCCGGCCGGTCTCGAAGCGGATGGTGCGCTTGCCGAAGCTGCCGTTGTCGATGACAGCGGTGGTCTCGAATACGCCTTCTTCAATTTCAATTGCAGACATAAAAGCCCGTACGGCCTTTCCTGGTTTGTTCAGCTGTTTCGCAACGTCGGACGTGCGTCAGCGATGGACCTAGATGCGGCTACGGTCGTCGATCGAAGCGGCCGGATCTTTTCAGACGTGCTTTCAGACCCGGCTGCCACTACCGAAGACCGCCCGACTCAGGTCTGGCTGATCGCAGGAACGTGTCCCGTCGTGACGTGCCGGAGTGGCACACGCGGATGCGGGGGCCACACCGATGCCCGGGCCTGGGCGGCCCGGGACGGCATCACTCTACACGGAGGCGGCTGACGCCGGCCCGGATCGTCGTCAGCGACGCAGGCCGAGACGCTCGATCAGCGAGCGGTAGCGCGCCACGTCGGTCGCGGTCAGGTACTTGAGCAGACGACGCCGGCGGCCGACCAGCAGCAGCAGGCCGCGCCGGGAGTGGTGGTCGTGCTTGTGCTTCTTGAGGTGCTCGGTGAGGTCGACGATCCGCTTGGTCAGCAGGGCGACCTGAGCTTCGGGCGAGCCGGTGTCCGTCTCGTGCAGGCCGTAGTTGGCCAGGATCTCTTTTTTCTGCTCGACGGTCAGCGCCACGACAAATCTCCATCAATCGGTCCCGCGAATATCAAGTCGGCGGCCACCGCGGACTGCAGCACGCCGAGGGAGGAGTCTAGCAGCGCCTGGGCGGCTGAACCCAATCCAGGACCGACAGTGCGGACGGTCAATCTCCGGTGAGCAGGCCGCGGGTCTTCTCGACGTCGGTGTTCATCACCGCCACCAGGTCCGCCACCGAGTCGAACTTCTCCTGGCCTCGGATCCGGCTGACGAAGTCGACGGCGACCCGCTGCCCATAGAGGTCGGCGGTTTCGTCGATCACGAACGCCTCCACGGTGCGGGCCCGCCCGGAGAACGTCGGGTTGGTGCCCACCGACACCGCGGCGCGGCAGCGTTGACCGGCGACGACGGTGCCGGGCACCT includes these proteins:
- a CDS encoding polyribonucleotide nucleotidyltransferase, whose translation is MSAIEIEEGVFETTAVIDNGSFGKRTIRFETGRLAQQAAGSVVAYLDDETMLLSATTASKAPKDHFDFFPLTVDVEERMYAAGRIPGSFFRREGRPSTDAILTCRLTDRPLRPSFVDGLRNEVQVVVTVLSLNPNDLYDVVAINAASASTQLAGLPFSGPVGAARVALIDGTWVAFPTVEQLERAAFDMVLAGRTLEDGDVAIMMVEAEATENVIELIEAGAQAPTETVVAEGLEAAKPFIAALCKAQQELADAAARPTADYPLFPPYGDDVYYSVASIATDELAKALTIAGKAERDERTDEIKAEVLERLTGSSGTYEGREKEISAAYRSLTKKLVRQRILTDHFRIDGRGITDIRALSAEVAVIPRAHGSALFERGETQIMGVTTLDMMKMAQQIDSLGPETSKRYMHHYNFPPYSTGETGRVGSPKRREIGHGALAERALVPVLPSVEEFPYAIRQVSEALGSNGSTSMGSVCASTLALLNAGVPLKAPVAGIAMGLVSDDVEVDGKTERRFVALTDILGAEDAFGDMDFKVAGTKDFVTALQLDTKLDGIPSQVLAGALAQAKDARLTILEVMAEAIDAPDEMSPYAPRVTTIKVPVDKIGEVIGPKGKMINSITEETGAQISIEDDGTVFVGATDGPSAQAAIDKINAIANPQLPKIGERFLGTVVKTTDFGAFVSLLPGRDGLVHISKLGKGKRVAKVEDVVKVGDKLRVEIADIDNRGKISLVPVEDSAESTDSAQGSAESADAATAES
- the rpsO gene encoding 30S ribosomal protein S15 — protein: MALTVEQKKEILANYGLHETDTGSPEAQVALLTKRIVDLTEHLKKHKHDHHSRRGLLLLVGRRRRLLKYLTATDVARYRSLIERLGLRR
- a CDS encoding M16 family metallopeptidase, producing the protein MPRLPKADIGAPPRATLRRTTLPGGLRVVTEYLPAVRSASVGVWVGVGSRDEGATVAGAAHFLEHLLFKATPTRTAAGIAQAMDAVGGELNAFTGKEHTCYYAHVLDTDLELAVALVSDVVLNGSCAAADVDLERDVVLEELAMRDDDPEDALGDVFLSTLFGDHPIGRPVIGNVESVSSMTRAQLRSFHQRRYTPERMVVAVAGNIDHDTVVALVREHFGHRLIRGEKPAEPRRGTARVPGKPGLTVVNRDADQTHMSLGVRAPGRYWQHRQALAVLNTALGGGLSSRLFQQVRETRGLAYSIYSSVDTFADAGALSVYTACQPDRFAEVAAVTAEVLQSVARDGITADECRIAKGSLRGGLVLGLEDSGSRMNRLGRTELNYGRHRPIARTLRELSAVTVDEVNAVARQLLRQPYGVAVLGPYRSKGALPTRLRALVG